In Zingiber officinale cultivar Zhangliang chromosome 1A, Zo_v1.1, whole genome shotgun sequence, a genomic segment contains:
- the LOC121999164 gene encoding uncharacterized protein LOC121999164: MTTGEYEFFKEAKKWAALEKQQTTASRPKKLPEWFDELPHGSITCFSDFKIAFLRHFASSRKYQKTDHCLFVLKQGSAEPLRSYIKHFNQVAQGVPSATSEILMSVFSHELTDGEFFKDLIRNPVRNFDEMLEKVASYINVEEVQAA; the protein is encoded by the exons ATGACTACAGGAGAATACGAGttcttcaaggaggccaagaagTGGGCGGCCTTAGAAAAACAGCAAACAACCGCCTCCCGACCAAAAAAGCTACCTGAG TGGTTTGATGAACTACCGCATGGGTCCATCACCTGCTTCTCCGATTTTAAGATTGCTTTCCTGCGCCATTTCGCCAGCAGTAGGAAGTACCAGAAAACCGACCACTGCTTGTTCGTTCTCAAGCAAGGGTCTGCTGAGCCATTAAGAAGCTACATCAAGCATTTCAATCAAGTGGCCCAGGGCGTTCCCTCGGCCACATCTGAAATACTTATGAGCGTCTTCTCCCATGAGTTGACTGATGGAGAATTCTTTAAGGATCTCATCAGAAATCCCGTAAGGAACTTCGACGAGATGCTGGAGAAGGTGGCCAGCTACATAAATGTGGAGGAAGTGCAGGCGGCGTGA